In Dermatophilus congolensis, a genomic segment contains:
- the aspS gene encoding aspartate--tRNA ligase, which translates to MLRTHTAGSLRSSDAGTEVVLAGWVDSRRDHGGVEFIDVRDASGIVQVVFRDEALAGGVRALRNEFCIQVTGTVTPRDAENVNPELPTGQIEIVASSLEVLSEAAPLPFQIDERINVGEEARLKYRYLDMRRQRQHDALVLRSKVTHTIREVLAAHDFYDIETPTLTRSTPEGARDFLVPARLSPGSWYALPQSPQLFKQLLMVGGMERYYQIARCYRDEDFRADRQPEFTQLDLEMSFVDQEDVIAIAEEVMAAVWKLIGVELPRPMPRITWHEAMDKYGSDKPDLRFGNELVEMTEFFAQTPFRVFQNEYVGAVVMPGGGSLPRRQFDAWQEWARQRGAKGLAYVTIGEDGALGGPVAKNISETEREGLAAKVGANPGDAIFFAAGEREASQELLGAARLEIAHRTGMIPEDSWAFCWVVDAPMFKPVERAVAEGDVALGAGKWNAVHHAFTSPKPEFLDTFDTDPGSALSYGYDFVCNGVEVGGGSIRIHRRDVQERVFSVMGLSEEEASEKFGFLLEAFSFGAPPHGGIAWGIDRLVMLLGGFETIRDVIAFPKSGGGYDPLTDAPAPITVQQRREAGVDAKPKKKDEANASDAASAGAAAGN; encoded by the coding sequence ATGCTCCGCACCCATACAGCCGGCTCACTCCGCTCCAGCGACGCAGGGACCGAGGTCGTTCTTGCAGGATGGGTTGATTCCCGCCGCGACCACGGTGGCGTCGAATTTATTGATGTTCGTGACGCCAGCGGTATCGTGCAGGTGGTTTTCCGTGATGAGGCACTCGCCGGGGGTGTTCGTGCCCTCCGCAACGAGTTCTGCATCCAAGTCACAGGGACAGTCACCCCTCGTGACGCTGAAAACGTCAACCCCGAACTGCCTACCGGGCAGATCGAGATTGTTGCTTCATCTCTCGAAGTGTTGAGCGAAGCAGCTCCACTACCTTTCCAGATTGATGAGCGCATCAATGTCGGTGAAGAAGCCCGGTTGAAGTACCGCTACCTTGACATGCGCCGCCAGCGCCAACACGACGCTCTCGTGCTTCGCTCGAAAGTGACGCACACCATCCGGGAAGTGCTAGCCGCCCACGATTTCTACGACATTGAAACTCCTACCCTGACGCGCTCAACCCCCGAGGGCGCTCGCGACTTCCTTGTGCCGGCTCGGTTGTCGCCGGGCTCGTGGTACGCACTGCCGCAGAGTCCGCAGCTGTTCAAACAGCTCCTCATGGTCGGTGGGATGGAGCGGTATTACCAGATTGCTCGCTGCTACCGCGATGAGGATTTCCGTGCTGACCGGCAGCCTGAGTTCACACAGCTCGACCTCGAGATGAGCTTTGTGGACCAGGAAGACGTCATCGCGATTGCTGAAGAAGTGATGGCAGCGGTGTGGAAGCTTATTGGGGTGGAGCTGCCCCGGCCAATGCCACGCATCACATGGCACGAAGCGATGGACAAGTACGGCTCAGACAAGCCTGACCTGCGCTTTGGTAACGAGCTTGTCGAAATGACTGAGTTCTTTGCACAGACACCTTTCCGGGTATTCCAGAACGAATACGTAGGTGCGGTAGTGATGCCTGGTGGTGGCTCGTTGCCTCGTCGCCAGTTCGATGCCTGGCAGGAGTGGGCACGTCAGCGTGGAGCAAAGGGACTGGCGTACGTCACGATCGGTGAAGATGGTGCGCTTGGCGGACCGGTCGCTAAAAACATTTCCGAAACAGAGCGTGAAGGGTTGGCCGCGAAAGTTGGCGCCAACCCAGGGGATGCAATCTTCTTCGCGGCGGGTGAGCGTGAGGCAAGCCAGGAGCTGCTGGGAGCGGCGCGTCTGGAGATTGCACACCGCACCGGCATGATCCCTGAAGATTCTTGGGCGTTCTGCTGGGTTGTCGACGCGCCAATGTTCAAACCGGTTGAGCGCGCTGTAGCTGAAGGCGATGTGGCTTTGGGTGCAGGTAAATGGAATGCGGTGCATCACGCGTTCACGTCGCCGAAGCCGGAGTTCCTGGACACCTTTGACACTGACCCGGGTTCGGCATTGTCGTACGGGTACGATTTTGTGTGTAACGGCGTGGAAGTCGGTGGCGGATCTATCCGTATTCACCGCCGTGATGTGCAGGAGCGGGTCTTCTCTGTCATGGGGCTTAGCGAAGAAGAAGCATCTGAGAAGTTCGGCTTCTTGCTTGAGGCGTTCAGCTTTGGTGCACCCCCGCATGGTGGTATTGCGTGGGGTATCGACCGGTTGGTGATGTTGCTCGGTGGTTTTGAGACCATCCGGGATGTCATTGCGTTCCCTAAGTCCGGAGGCGGTTACGACCCGTTGACCGATGCTCCTGCTCCGATCACGGTGCAGCAGCGGCGTGAGGCTGGCGTAGATGCCAAGCCGAAGAAGAAGGATGAGGCAAACGCCTCGGATGCTGCTTCGGCAGGAGCTGCTGCGGGTAACTGA
- a CDS encoding HAD family hydrolase — translation MAVIHTVLFDADGVLQAPSAELAKRWGRYSIKDGREALAEELFRIELPSLAGQERIEDAVERFVAERGLPAEAVEDILAGWASIDVFAESFALVDAVRAAGVKVHLASNQQSFRRDVMLGLGYADHFDELFFSCDLGVAKPSAEYFRRLLDRLGIGPEGVLFIDDRADNVAAARQVGLAARVHARHDSPDQGIGDLVSLLREEGLVFELG, via the coding sequence GTGGCTGTTATTCACACGGTTTTGTTTGATGCTGATGGGGTGCTGCAGGCGCCGTCTGCAGAGTTGGCTAAGCGGTGGGGGCGTTATTCCATAAAGGACGGCCGGGAGGCATTAGCGGAGGAACTCTTTCGGATCGAGTTGCCGTCATTGGCGGGGCAGGAGCGTATTGAGGACGCGGTGGAGCGTTTCGTGGCTGAACGTGGGCTTCCTGCAGAAGCTGTGGAGGACATTCTTGCGGGGTGGGCCTCGATTGATGTTTTTGCGGAGTCGTTTGCTTTGGTGGATGCGGTGCGTGCGGCGGGGGTGAAGGTGCATTTGGCGAGTAACCAGCAGAGTTTTCGCCGTGATGTGATGTTGGGGCTTGGGTATGCGGATCACTTTGATGAGTTGTTTTTTTCGTGTGATTTAGGGGTGGCCAAGCCCTCTGCGGAGTATTTCCGGAGGTTGCTTGACCGGTTGGGGATTGGGCCGGAGGGGGTTTTGTTTATTGATGACAGGGCTGACAATGTGGCTGCTGCTCGCCAGGTTGGGTTGGCGGCGCGGGTGCATGCGCGGCATGACAGCCCGGATCAGGGGATTGGTGATTTGGTGTCGTTGCTGCGTGAAGAGGGACTGGTGTTTGAGCTGGGGTGA
- a CDS encoding putative bifunctional diguanylate cyclase/phosphodiesterase: MPKTHTIPHRKRHPILTLLALTLLTAQSIITINNPYGIGPLTHATTLTIAFLTIAIAPFTHAHMPLRIWGFVPLGILFLGSARIIDLQWPRTDGNPHVDILFTLGYLSFGIWFAQLNNQAGKVLTYRAVFDAIAVTTSVILLLWTIPALRTSLDNPLLVLQWTAYPVLDATIVVLTGHIAYRIGTYIHAWYWVCASMTVQLAADLTWARYGLDAGLTNHTLPSALTATGYGLLAIACAHPSIATMRDLTMPPQPLSPHPWRHALLYFPLIPAVIYISLPTTDRIDTTVRVTLTLLLLILIYLRLIGTTNDLSRAENESQHRARHDSLTGLLNRSALFEVLEQRLNRDNNHHHSTALLFFDCDHFKEVNDTWGHATGDRLLTSISTGLPRQLRADDVIARIGGDEFVIVATVTSPTDAHQLAHRILTYFETPFTLAPRTTHRITPSIGIAITTPPEQCTATELLERADLALYSAKEQGRAQYAVFDDIFRARQKRRKQLSEALRTALHHKQITVHFQPIMAGPSYTQTIGWEALARWTHPALGDIPPTDFIPLAEELVLIHPIGQHVLRTALHHLTLLRKLPQHSNRTIAINVSPLELQRTDYADDVFTELATTGLPHPALTIEVTERLPTHTSPPGSPANVPLQNLARLRRAGINVVIDDFGTGHSSFTSLLRTPANGVKLDPSLISRIGQDPRGATQVRAMIRLVQALKLDTAIAEGVETAEQATVLEEAGCHMAQGNYFAIPQSPTDILTQATPTIAE, encoded by the coding sequence ATGCCTAAAACCCACACCATCCCCCACCGCAAACGCCACCCCATCCTCACCCTCCTTGCACTCACCCTCCTCACCGCCCAAAGCATCATCACCATCAACAACCCCTACGGCATCGGACCCCTCACCCACGCAACCACCCTGACCATCGCCTTCCTCACCATCGCCATCGCCCCCTTCACCCACGCACACATGCCCCTACGCATCTGGGGCTTCGTACCCCTAGGCATCCTCTTCCTCGGCTCGGCCCGCATCATCGACCTCCAATGGCCCCGCACAGACGGAAACCCCCACGTCGACATCCTCTTCACCCTCGGATACCTCTCCTTCGGAATCTGGTTCGCCCAACTCAACAACCAAGCCGGAAAAGTACTCACCTACCGCGCCGTCTTCGACGCCATCGCCGTCACCACCTCCGTCATCCTCCTCCTGTGGACCATCCCCGCCCTACGCACCAGCCTCGACAACCCCCTCCTAGTCCTGCAATGGACCGCATACCCCGTCCTCGACGCCACCATCGTCGTACTCACCGGCCACATCGCCTACCGCATCGGCACCTACATCCACGCCTGGTACTGGGTCTGCGCATCCATGACCGTCCAACTCGCCGCCGACCTCACCTGGGCCCGATACGGACTCGACGCAGGACTAACCAACCACACCCTCCCCTCCGCACTGACCGCCACCGGATACGGACTACTCGCCATCGCCTGCGCACACCCCTCCATCGCCACCATGCGCGACCTGACCATGCCACCCCAACCACTCTCCCCCCACCCCTGGCGCCACGCACTCCTCTACTTCCCCCTCATCCCCGCTGTCATCTACATCTCCCTACCCACCACCGACCGCATCGACACCACCGTCCGCGTCACCCTCACCCTCCTCCTCCTCATCCTCATCTACCTACGCCTCATCGGCACCACAAACGACCTCTCCCGCGCAGAAAACGAAAGCCAACACCGCGCCCGACACGACTCCCTCACCGGACTACTCAACCGCTCCGCCCTCTTCGAAGTACTCGAACAACGCCTCAACCGCGACAACAACCACCACCACTCCACCGCCCTCCTCTTCTTCGACTGCGACCACTTCAAAGAAGTCAACGACACCTGGGGCCACGCAACCGGAGACCGACTCCTCACCAGCATCTCCACAGGCCTGCCCCGCCAACTACGCGCCGACGACGTCATCGCACGCATCGGCGGAGACGAATTCGTCATCGTCGCCACCGTCACCTCCCCCACCGACGCTCACCAACTCGCCCACCGCATCCTCACCTACTTCGAAACCCCCTTCACCCTCGCCCCCCGCACCACCCACCGCATCACCCCCTCCATCGGCATCGCCATCACCACCCCACCCGAACAATGCACCGCCACCGAACTCCTCGAACGCGCCGACCTAGCCCTCTACTCCGCCAAAGAACAAGGCCGCGCTCAATACGCCGTATTCGACGACATCTTCCGCGCACGCCAAAAACGACGCAAACAACTCAGCGAAGCACTCCGCACCGCCCTCCACCACAAACAAATCACCGTCCACTTCCAACCCATCATGGCCGGCCCCTCATACACCCAAACCATCGGATGGGAAGCACTCGCCCGCTGGACCCACCCCGCCCTCGGCGACATCCCACCCACCGATTTCATCCCCCTCGCCGAAGAACTCGTCCTCATCCACCCCATCGGACAACACGTCCTGCGCACCGCCCTGCACCACCTCACCCTCCTACGCAAACTCCCCCAACACAGCAACCGCACCATCGCCATCAACGTCTCCCCCCTCGAACTACAACGCACCGACTACGCAGACGACGTATTTACCGAACTAGCCACCACCGGACTGCCCCACCCCGCACTCACCATCGAAGTCACCGAACGCCTCCCCACCCACACCTCACCTCCAGGATCACCAGCAAACGTCCCCCTCCAAAACCTCGCCCGCCTCCGCCGCGCCGGCATCAACGTCGTCATCGACGACTTCGGAACCGGCCACTCCTCCTTCACCTCCCTTCTACGCACACCCGCAAACGGCGTCAAACTCGACCCCTCCCTCATTAGCCGCATCGGACAGGACCCCCGCGGCGCCACCCAAGTCCGAGCAATGATCCGCCTAGTCCAAGCACTCAAACTCGACACCGCTATCGCCGAAGGCGTCGAAACCGCAGAACAAGCCACAGTCCTCGAAGAAGCCGGATGCCACATGGCCCAAGGCAACTACTTCGCCATACCCCAATCCCCCACCGACATCCTCACCCAAGCAACCCCCACCATCGCCGAATAA
- a CDS encoding putative bifunctional diguanylate cyclase/phosphodiesterase, translating to MKTPTPPHTSPTHRPLAIAIALGATTLITLTYLRHPTFMTTPLSIAQCATLTITTLSPLRRKPHPPTHWATFIAGTITLILATIFNTTTPNTPHPLTETLHLTGYLLITLFFFTNHTRNNPHPHPIINLDTAAAAIATLLILWSIPLALPHCPPAINTLQWTIHPTLDALLCAYFATHANHPNQHTPTAHWLTATFGILLASDTIKASTQLTNQPIPTWSNAATFIATTTLALAFTHPDILTITHPHTTNTHRTLNRGINAAFYLSAIPGVASLAIHSNNTPDQILRTCLVTALLILLFIRFLRAMTKLSATEADSRHRATHDPLTGLLNRSGLLHACTNALRRNRINGHHTLMLFIDCDHFKYVNDTWGHSAGDVVLTTIAHRLRTTHPNDITARNGGDEFILITPIPHPEHAKTIAHTTLHSFDTPIEIAPGVFHNITPSIGVATATPTENITPEELTARADIALYSAKQRGRARYAIFDDDLGATARTRSLTLAALRQAVTTNAITVHFQPLMTGPNFTTILGWEALARWNDPTLGPIAPDVFIPLAEEIGLIEPLGAHVLRTACRELHTLRTLPGYEHTIVSVNVSVIQLRRPDFVEKVLTTLHETNLPPTALTLEVTESIPLIEGSIAHKTLVQLRAAGVAVSIDDFGTGYSSVTALLQTPADTVKIDRSLTARLDTTDDGIAQVSAAIEVVTSLGIPSVTAEGVETAEQAHILTSLGCHHAQGWYFGRAEPPSNLIARHTHA from the coding sequence GTGAAAACCCCAACACCCCCACACACCAGCCCCACACACCGCCCCCTCGCCATCGCCATCGCCCTCGGCGCCACCACCCTCATCACCCTCACCTACCTACGCCACCCCACATTCATGACCACCCCCCTAAGCATCGCCCAATGCGCAACCCTCACCATCACCACCCTCAGCCCCCTCCGACGAAAACCCCACCCCCCCACCCACTGGGCCACCTTCATCGCAGGAACCATCACCCTCATCCTCGCCACCATCTTCAACACCACCACCCCAAACACCCCCCACCCCCTCACCGAAACCCTCCACCTCACCGGCTACCTACTCATCACCCTCTTCTTCTTCACCAACCACACCCGCAACAACCCCCACCCACACCCCATCATCAACCTCGACACCGCCGCAGCAGCCATCGCCACCCTCCTCATCCTCTGGTCCATCCCCCTAGCACTCCCCCACTGCCCACCCGCCATCAACACCCTCCAATGGACCATCCACCCCACCCTCGACGCCCTCCTATGCGCCTACTTCGCCACCCACGCCAACCACCCCAACCAACACACCCCCACCGCACACTGGCTCACCGCAACCTTCGGCATCCTCCTAGCCAGCGACACCATCAAAGCCAGCACCCAACTCACCAACCAACCCATCCCCACCTGGTCAAACGCCGCCACCTTCATCGCAACCACCACCCTGGCCCTCGCCTTCACCCACCCCGACATCCTCACCATCACCCACCCCCACACCACCAACACCCACCGCACCCTCAACCGCGGCATCAACGCAGCCTTCTACCTCAGCGCCATCCCCGGCGTCGCCAGCCTCGCCATCCACAGCAACAACACCCCCGACCAAATACTGCGCACTTGCCTCGTCACTGCCCTACTCATCCTCCTGTTCATCCGATTCCTCCGCGCCATGACCAAACTGTCCGCCACCGAAGCAGACAGCCGACACCGCGCCACCCATGACCCCCTCACCGGACTACTCAACCGATCCGGACTCCTCCATGCCTGCACTAACGCCCTACGCCGCAACCGCATCAACGGCCACCACACCCTCATGCTCTTCATCGACTGCGACCACTTCAAATACGTCAACGACACCTGGGGTCACTCCGCCGGCGACGTCGTCCTGACCACCATCGCCCACCGCCTACGCACCACCCACCCCAACGACATCACCGCACGCAACGGCGGCGACGAATTCATCCTCATCACCCCCATCCCCCACCCCGAACACGCCAAAACCATCGCCCACACCACCCTCCACTCCTTCGACACCCCCATCGAAATCGCCCCCGGAGTCTTCCACAACATCACCCCCTCCATAGGCGTCGCCACCGCAACCCCCACCGAAAACATCACCCCCGAAGAACTCACCGCACGCGCCGACATCGCCCTCTACTCCGCCAAACAACGCGGCCGCGCCCGCTACGCCATCTTCGACGACGACCTCGGCGCCACCGCCCGAACCCGAAGCCTCACCCTCGCCGCCCTACGCCAAGCCGTCACCACCAACGCCATCACCGTCCACTTCCAACCCCTCATGACCGGTCCCAACTTCACCACCATCCTCGGCTGGGAAGCACTCGCCCGCTGGAACGACCCCACCCTCGGCCCCATCGCCCCCGACGTCTTCATCCCCCTCGCCGAAGAAATCGGCCTCATCGAACCCCTCGGCGCCCACGTACTACGCACCGCATGCCGCGAACTACACACCCTGCGCACACTCCCCGGATACGAACACACCATCGTCTCGGTCAACGTCTCCGTCATCCAACTACGCCGCCCCGACTTCGTCGAAAAAGTCCTCACCACCCTCCACGAAACCAACCTCCCACCCACCGCACTCACCCTCGAAGTCACCGAATCCATCCCACTCATCGAAGGCTCCATCGCACACAAAACCCTCGTCCAGCTACGCGCAGCCGGAGTAGCCGTCAGCATCGACGACTTCGGAACCGGCTACTCCTCCGTCACCGCCCTACTCCAAACCCCCGCCGACACCGTCAAAATTGACCGCTCACTCACCGCACGACTCGACACCACCGACGACGGCATCGCCCAAGTCTCAGCAGCCATCGAAGTCGTCACCAGCCTCGGCATCCCCTCCGTCACCGCCGAAGGCGTCGAAACAGCCGAACAAGCCCACATCCTCACCAGCCTCGGCTGCCACCACGCCCAAGGCTGGTACTTCGGCCGAGCCGAACCACCAAGCAACCTCATCGCGAGACACACCCATGCCTAA
- a CDS encoding replication-associated recombination protein A: MSDDLFGVAAEAGRGGVGAVPLAVRMRPRSLDEVRGQGDVLRVGSPLRRLVEGAVGGGVGPLSVILWGPPGTGKTTLAHLVAGGERKFVELSALSAGVRDVRAVMEAARRDKDVCGVETVLFLDEIHRFSKAQQDALLPGVENRTVILVAATTENPSFSIVSPLLSRSMVVTLTSLSDEDVAGVVGAALVDERGLGGVFVLEEGALGHVVRMAGGDARRALTELEASAGVALDDLPAGRGYPTVDEPAVITLAHVERAVARSAVRYDRAGGQHYDVASAFIKSMRGSDVDAALHYLAVMLEAGEDPRFIARRVVISACEEIGMADPGALQTAVAAMHAVAQVGMPEARLILAQAVVHNCLAPKSNAVYSAVNAAMADVKAGRGGQVPPALRGSAFSRAAGSATRQVGVGKDAYVYAHDEVDSVARQQYLPDELVGVDYYHPKPHGYEERLVGRWAWLRERLGKPGAEGGSSNSSREG, encoded by the coding sequence GTGAGTGATGATTTGTTTGGTGTAGCTGCTGAGGCTGGTCGTGGTGGGGTGGGGGCGGTGCCGTTGGCGGTGCGGATGCGGCCGCGGTCGTTGGATGAGGTGCGTGGTCAGGGTGATGTGTTGCGGGTGGGTAGTCCGTTGCGGCGGTTAGTGGAGGGTGCTGTTGGTGGTGGGGTGGGGCCGTTGTCGGTGATTTTGTGGGGGCCGCCGGGGACGGGGAAGACGACGTTGGCGCATTTGGTGGCTGGTGGTGAGCGCAAGTTTGTGGAGTTGTCTGCGTTGAGTGCGGGGGTGCGTGATGTGCGGGCGGTGATGGAGGCTGCGCGTCGGGATAAGGATGTCTGTGGGGTGGAGACGGTGTTGTTTCTTGATGAGATTCATCGGTTTTCGAAGGCGCAGCAGGATGCTTTGTTGCCGGGGGTGGAGAATCGCACGGTGATTTTGGTGGCGGCGACGACGGAGAATCCGAGTTTTTCGATTGTTTCGCCGTTGTTGTCTCGGTCGATGGTGGTGACGTTGACGTCGTTGTCGGATGAGGATGTTGCGGGTGTGGTGGGTGCGGCGTTGGTGGATGAGCGTGGTTTGGGTGGGGTTTTTGTGCTGGAGGAGGGGGCGTTGGGGCATGTGGTGCGGATGGCGGGTGGTGATGCGCGTCGGGCGTTGACGGAGTTGGAGGCGTCGGCGGGGGTGGCGTTGGATGATTTGCCGGCGGGGCGGGGGTATCCGACGGTGGATGAGCCTGCTGTTATTACGTTGGCGCATGTGGAGCGGGCGGTGGCGCGGTCTGCGGTGCGGTATGACCGGGCTGGTGGGCAGCATTATGACGTTGCGAGTGCGTTTATTAAGTCGATGCGTGGTTCGGATGTGGATGCGGCGTTGCATTATTTGGCGGTGATGTTGGAGGCGGGTGAGGATCCTCGTTTTATTGCGCGTCGGGTGGTGATTTCGGCCTGTGAGGAGATTGGGATGGCTGATCCGGGGGCGTTGCAGACTGCGGTGGCGGCGATGCATGCGGTGGCGCAGGTGGGGATGCCGGAGGCTCGGCTGATTTTGGCGCAGGCGGTTGTTCATAATTGTTTGGCGCCGAAGTCGAATGCGGTGTATTCGGCGGTGAATGCGGCGATGGCGGATGTGAAGGCGGGGCGGGGTGGGCAGGTGCCGCCGGCGTTGCGGGGGTCGGCGTTTTCGCGGGCGGCTGGGTCTGCGACGAGGCAGGTGGGGGTGGGCAAGGATGCGTATGTGTATGCGCATGATGAGGTGGATTCGGTTGCTCGTCAGCAGTATTTGCCGGATGAGTTGGTGGGGGTTGATTACTATCACCCCAAGCCTCATGGGTATGAGGAGCGGTTGGTGGGGCGGTGGGCGTGGTTGCGGGAGCGTTTGGGTAAGCCAGGGGCTGAGGGTGGGTCTTCGAATTCTTCGAGAGAGGGGTGA
- a CDS encoding DUF6226 family protein has product MVTWFDVRDAVEARYEVLGPLVWDSPHEDGDPLPESYERTSDFRRFEAPVLRVRAWVDALVGLGVASAVEVGYVQQGEKRLRRELVRAKRSGTLALWVTTGVQEPTTLAVAHPQLVIESEPRCGCDGCDFGSESLLGLFDCAFESVVTGDVTVRQDEQDRYVYLSQFSSQGGAHFLDHPLVGQRHGAAWVD; this is encoded by the coding sequence ATGGTTACGTGGTTTGACGTGCGGGATGCGGTTGAGGCCCGCTATGAGGTGTTGGGGCCTTTGGTGTGGGATAGCCCGCATGAAGATGGTGATCCGTTGCCTGAGTCGTATGAGCGTACGAGTGATTTTCGTCGTTTTGAGGCTCCGGTGTTGCGGGTGCGGGCGTGGGTGGATGCTTTGGTTGGGTTGGGTGTGGCTTCTGCTGTGGAGGTTGGGTATGTGCAGCAGGGTGAGAAGAGGTTGCGTCGTGAGCTGGTGCGTGCGAAGCGTTCGGGGACTTTAGCGTTGTGGGTGACTACGGGTGTGCAGGAGCCGACGACGTTGGCTGTTGCTCATCCTCAGCTTGTGATTGAGTCTGAGCCGCGTTGTGGGTGTGATGGGTGTGATTTTGGTAGTGAGTCGTTGCTGGGGCTTTTTGATTGTGCGTTTGAGTCTGTGGTGACTGGTGATGTGACTGTGCGGCAGGATGAGCAGGATCGGTATGTGTATTTGTCGCAGTTCAGTAGTCAAGGTGGCGCGCATTTTCTTGACCATCCGTTGGTGGGGCAGAGGCATGGGGCGGCGTGGGTGGATTAA
- a CDS encoding ATP-binding cassette domain-containing protein: MAIRVENIKKTLGRKEVIRDISFTAPTGKITGVLGPNGAGKTTTFKIMLNIMSSDNSESCVTYGGDRLASFSLPLTRVGFSMEIDAMDKRRKAVDHLRSYAPLADCSDSRIDELLEQVGLGYAKKAAGRLVFHGHEAAAISSDVLTG, translated from the coding sequence ATGGCAATTAGAGTAGAAAATATCAAAAAGACATTAGGTCGCAAAGAGGTTATTCGAGATATTTCTTTCACTGCTCCGACTGGGAAGATAACAGGAGTATTGGGGCCCAATGGAGCAGGTAAGACAACCACATTTAAGATTATGCTGAATATAATGAGTTCAGATAATTCTGAAAGCTGTGTTACTTATGGAGGTGATCGGCTCGCATCTTTCTCTCTTCCATTGACCAGGGTGGGATTTTCAATGGAAATCGACGCGATGGACAAAAGGAGAAAGGCAGTTGATCATTTACGGTCCTACGCGCCGCTGGCAGATTGTTCGGATTCTCGCATCGATGAACTGCTGGAACAAGTTGGGTTGGGGTATGCAAAAAAAGCAGCAGGTCGGCTCGTATTCCATGGGCATGAAGCAGCGGCCATCTCTAGCGATGTCCTTACTGGGTGA
- a CDS encoding ABC transporter ATP-binding protein, whose protein sequence is MNDVILRANDLVKHYPIRKGVLRRKVGEVKAVDGVSFELRKGETLGIVGESGCGKSTLGRMLVRLEHPTSGSVDFDGADLATATGAALRKMRRDIQIVFQDPYTSLNPRKTVGDIIGEPFDIHPTATPKEGKKAAVRELLDMVGLNPEHINRYPHQFSGGQRQRIGIARGIALRPKVLVCDEPVSALDVSVQAQVVNLMERLQDELGLAYIFVAHDLSVVRHISDRIGVMYLGKMVELGTEEEIYEHATHPYTQALLSAVPVPDPTVRGLGNQIILTGDVPSPANPPSGCRFHTRCPIATDICATDDPELIDRPDTTTTGAHRSACHYAKENAIINSKPTPPLSEPAGI, encoded by the coding sequence ATGAACGACGTCATCCTCCGTGCCAACGACCTCGTCAAGCACTACCCCATCCGCAAAGGTGTTCTGCGCCGCAAAGTCGGAGAAGTCAAAGCCGTCGACGGCGTCTCCTTCGAACTACGCAAAGGCGAAACCCTGGGCATCGTCGGCGAATCCGGATGCGGAAAATCCACCCTCGGTCGCATGCTCGTTCGCCTCGAACACCCCACCTCCGGCAGCGTTGACTTCGACGGAGCAGACCTGGCCACTGCCACCGGCGCCGCCCTACGAAAAATGCGCCGCGACATCCAAATCGTCTTTCAAGACCCCTATACCTCACTCAATCCACGCAAAACCGTCGGCGACATCATCGGCGAACCCTTCGACATCCACCCCACCGCTACCCCTAAAGAAGGCAAAAAAGCCGCCGTACGAGAACTGCTCGACATGGTCGGCCTCAATCCCGAACACATCAACCGATACCCCCACCAATTCTCTGGCGGTCAGCGACAACGCATCGGCATCGCCCGCGGCATCGCCTTGCGCCCCAAAGTACTTGTCTGTGACGAACCAGTTTCGGCCCTTGATGTTTCCGTCCAGGCCCAAGTCGTCAACCTCATGGAACGACTCCAAGATGAGCTCGGGCTGGCCTACATCTTCGTTGCCCACGATCTATCCGTCGTCCGCCACATCTCTGACCGCATCGGCGTCATGTACCTGGGCAAGATGGTTGAACTCGGCACCGAAGAAGAAATCTACGAACACGCCACCCACCCATACACCCAGGCACTCCTGTCCGCCGTGCCCGTCCCTGACCCCACCGTGCGCGGCTTAGGAAACCAAATCATCCTTACCGGCGATGTCCCCTCCCCCGCGAACCCACCCAGCGGCTGCCGATTCCACACCCGCTGCCCCATCGCCACCGACATCTGTGCCACTGATGACCCAGAACTCATCGACCGCCCAGACACCACCACTACTGGCGCACACCGCAGCGCATGCCACTACGCCAAGGAAAACGCCATCATCAACAGCAAACCCACCCCACCCTTGAGTGAACCTGCCGGAATCTAA